The sequence below is a genomic window from Deltaproteobacteria bacterium.
CAATTCCCTGCGGCGTCGTATCCACGCCATGCCGTGTGGGTGTTGTGCTGCACGCTTCTCATGAGCCTGGTAGCCGCGATCGCTCCAGCGCGACGTATTGCGCGCATCGACCCGGCCATTGCCTTTAAGGGGTGAGTGCACGTGGCGATCACCCCTCCCTCCACGTGCTTCAATCTTCAGCCGATCATCGACCTGCAGGAGGTCAGCAAAACTTACGGCTCCGGACATACTGCCGTGCAAGCAGTGGACCATGTGAGTCTCACGATCCAGCCCCAAGAATTCGTGTTGCTCCTGGGGCCATCGGGAGCCGGGAAGACGACGCTATTGTCCTTAATTGGGGGGCTTTTGCAGCCCACCGGCGGCACTGTCCAAGTCGCAGGGGTGAACCTGAACACTCTCGACTCGCGACAGTTGGCACAATTCCGTTTGCATCGCGTGGGTTTCGTATTCCAGTTCTTCCAGTTGATGTCGGCGCTCACCGCGCGCGAAAATGTTGAGCTGGTGCTACGCCTCGCCGGGCATTCGCGGCGGACCGCTCGTTACGAAGCAGAACACAAGCTGCAGCGTTTCGGGTTGTCGCAGCGACTGACTCACATCCCCGCGCACCTGTCCGGCGGAGAAAAGCAGCGCGTAGCCTTGGCGCGTGCCTTGGCGCTGCAGCCGTCGTTGGTCATTGCCGACGAGCCGACTGGCAGCTTGGACTCGCACCTCGGCGAAGAAGTGATTCGTTTGCTGCGGCAATTAGTGGATGAAGAAGGGCGGACCGTACTAGTGGCAAGTCATGATCCCCGCCTCATCAAGGTCGCGACACGAGTCTTGCAGTGTGAAGATGGGAAAGTGAGGGAAGAGTAGAAGACGCGCCCCTTTCCCTGCTTGAAAAGGGGTGGCACACGCGAACGATGAACGCTTATCTGCCCTGAAAGTACGGGATCACATATTTTCCGAACAGCTTGATCGAATCCATGATCTTCTGGTGCGGGATGCCGCCGAACTGCATGAAGCACAGCACTTGATCGATGCCCGAGGCTTCGTACTTTTGCAGCGTGCGAATGCAGGAGTCCGGATCGCCCATGCAAAACATCCCGCCTTCGATGAGGTCATCCACCGACTTGCCCGCGCGCTCGCCGCTCACGGCATTGACTGCGAATTTGTAGGAGTCGGGAATCTTCGTGCCCTGCTCCTGCCAGGGGCGGTACAGTTGCAGCGATTTATTGAGGAACCACATGCCGGCCGCTCCCCCGACCTCGCGAGCTTGTTTGTCGGTCTCCGCGCAATGAATGATACCAAGCGCCGCCACTTGATTGTTGACGAACGCACCCACCGGTTGCGCTTGCTTAATGCCTTCGCGATACATATCCACCCGTCTAGTGAGTTCTTCGGGCTGGCCGATGTTGAAACACAAGGCCCCGAGCCCTTTCCGTCCGGCGGCAGTAAAACTGTCCGGCTGAGCGCAGGCGACCCACATCGGCGGGTGCGGCTGCTGCACGGGTTTGGGAATGATCGAGCGTGGCGGAATCTTGAAGAAGCGGCCTTCGTGCGAGAACGGGTCTTCCAGCCACATGCGCGGGATAATGGACACGGCCTCTTCCCACATCGCTTTGGTGTCTTCGGGATTGATGCCGAACCCGCCCATTTCGACGAGCGTGGTCGAGCGTCCGGTGCCGAGTTCGCAGCGTCCGTCGCTCAGGATGTCGAGCACAGCGGCGCGCTCGGCGACGCGGATCGGGTGATTATACTGGGGCGGCAGCAGTGCTACGGCATGGCCGATGCGAATCTTGCTGGTGCGCTGCGAAATCGCGCCGTACAAGACTTCAGGCGCGGGGCAATAAGAAAACTCGGTCAAGAAATGGTGCTCGACCGTCCAGAAATGGTGGAATCCCATCTCCTCGGCCAGGATCACCTGCGCCATAACTTGTTTGTAAGTGTCGTGCACAATCCCCGGGTAATGCGGCTCCGGGATCTGGATTTCATACATCAAACCAAACTTCATGTGATATCCCTCCTTTAGGTAATGAAACCCGACAAGCTTTGCTGTCGGTGTCTCTTGTCAGAGGTTTAGCTCATTCGCTAGGCGAGGGTAAAGAGTGGGAGCGAATTTTCGCTACTCCTGCAACCGATACATGTTCGGCAAGCCCGTGCGCGCCGTGGCACCGCCATCGACAACAATCATTGCGCCGGTGATAAACGAGGCTTCGTCCGAGGCGAGAAACAAGACCGTGTTGGCGATCTCGTCCGCCTCGCCCATGCGCCCCAGAGGATGGGCCTGTGCCTGCAAACGGCGGAATTCGTCCGCATGTTCTCCGCCTAGAATCTGCGCCACGCGGGTGTTGATGGCACCGGGACACACGCAGTTGACGCGGATCTTGAACTCGGCATTTTCCAGCGCCGCCGCGCGTGTCAAGTTGATCACCCCCGCCTTGGCCGCGTTATACGACGACAACCCGTAATCGCCACGCGTGCCGGAAATCGACGCGGTGTTGATAATCGCGCCACCGCCTTGCTGGCGTAACACCGGCAAGCCGTATTTCATGCCGAGAAAAGTGCTGGTCAATGTGACCGCAATCACGCGATTCCAGCTTTCGAGCGAGGTGTCTTCGAGGCGAGCCATATCTGCCTGACCCGCGTTGTTGAACAGAATGTCGAGGTGTCCGTAGGTATCGAGCGCAAGTTTGATCGTCGCTTGTATGCCCTCTGGGTCGGCCGCGTCCATTTTTAGATGCACCACGCGACCGCCTTCTTGCGCGATCCCGGTGGCGACCTCTTCCGCCCGCCGCCCGCTGATATCCGCGATGACAATCGACGCGCCTTCACGCGTGAACCGCCGGGCCGTGGCCGCGCCAATGCCCGACCCCCCGGCGGTGATAATCGCCACTCGTCCTTCGAGTTTTCCTGCCATGGTTGGTTCCCTTTTCTTAATCTTGTCCTGTCGGCCAGTAGTCATTGGCACCCAAGCCTTCCAACGCCAAGCCGTAGCCCAGGTTATCGAGCATCAGCTTCTTCAACTGTTGCGTCAGCGCCACTCGGGCATAGCGTCGCGTGAGCGGCGGTTGCTTGAGTAATTGTCTGGCCAGCTCCCAGGCGCGCGGCAAGAGTTGGTCTTTCGGCAGCACTTCGCTGCACACTCCTAATTGCAAGGCTTCCTGGGCCGACAGCTTTTGTCCGGTCAGTAAGAAATACCGTCCGCGATTGACACCCAGCACTAAGGGCCACACTACATGCACGCCGTCTCCCGGCACCAAGCCGCCGGGAAAATGCGGCGCGTCCTGAAAGACTGCCGTGTCCGAAGCCAGAACAATGTCGCCCAACACTGCTAGTTCGGCATGGATCGTCGCCGGTCCATTCACGGCGGCGATAATCGGCACTTCGATATCCAACAAGTTCATGAGCAGCTTCTTGGCGTCCCAATAGATATGGTCCCACGAGCGCGGGGTGATCTTCCCCAAGCTGCCCATCTCGAACTCGGCGATAAATTTCTCGCCCGTGCCGGTCATGATGACAGCTTGGTTCTCGGCGTCGGCGCCGATGTCATGGAAGCAATAGCCGAGTTCCTCATGAGGGCCAGCGCCCCATTTCACCGTCTCTCCGTTGGTGTGAAGCTGCATCTGCAAGATGCCATCTTGGCGCTCCATGCGGATGTGTTTGTATTTGTTTACGTAGTCAGGGAATTTAATCATGGCCGATCCTCCTCTGCTTGAGGGTTAAAGCACCATCGGGCGAAATGTACAAGAGGAACGCACGAGCGCGAGGCGGCGAGAGCAATTTGCTTGTTGACTTCTTGTCCTGTCAGGCATATTGAGTTTTCGTTACAGTGCCTTGAGATTACTGATAATGGCGCGGGGCAAAACTGCCTGAAGACCATGTCACTACGGATTATCCGGGAAAAAGGGCTTGTGAATCGATAGTCAGGCGTCCGCACACTAAAATAAAGGAGATGTTCAATAACAATGTGGGACCAAATCGCAACTGCAGTAGGTATCAAAGCCGTCGAGAAGTTGTTCGATGCCTTTGGCAAGCAAGACAGCGGCACCATTTCGATCGGATTGGCCGTCGGTTACTACTACAATTTTCTCGATCCCGTTTCTGGAGTGATCGAACGGGATGAGTTGGAACTATATTCCTCATCCACAGACCCCGCACCGCGCAAGTTCGAAGCGAAAGACGTCAAGGTTGAAATCATCATCCCGTCTCGTCTCGATGTTTACGCTTTTCAACGTTGCGAGGATGAGTTCAAAAACACCCAAAAAGGATTTATATTCCTGCGACAAAATAAGCGCTATTACGGTGTGAACTACGAGGTAAAGGAATCTGCCGCAACCGGTCAGTTGATAATTGTCGATCTTGCTCGCCCCATTATGTCCGCAAAGCGCTATTATGAGGATATTCTCAAGCAAGACACTCACGATGATACCAACGAAAAGTGGGTTAAGAGCCAGATCGCGGAAATCACTGCATTTAAGGAAGCGATTCGGAGACTCCAAAAGCGAGGATATGGAGCACTCGTTAACAAGCTTGATTTTAGAGAACGCGCTTAAATGCTTAATCATGCGCTGCCCGGAGCGGGCGTTGAGCTTGGGGGTCGCTAGCCTGCTTAAAGCAGACATAACTGGTAAGCATTCGTAAAGGAGAGCCGTAGGCTGAGCTGAGGCGACACCGCATCCCAGCAGGGTAAGGAAGAGTCCTCTCAGTCCCTGTTCAATTGCCTTCCGAAGCCGAAGCGGGGTAGAGACACCTCGCCGGGGCGTCTCTACAAAAAGCTACTGTGTGGGGGAAATAACTATGGCTTATGAATTTACGCTTACCGCTACGCTCTCCGCGTCTCCGCGAGAAGTATTTGACGCTTGGTTATCGAGCGAAGGGCATACGGCAATGACCGGAGGTGTGGCGCATATCGATCCCACCGTGGGCGGTAGCTTTGACGCCTGGGATGCCTACATTACGGGGAAAACGCTCGCACTCGACCCCGGTCGCCGCATTCGCCAGACGTGGCGGACTCTCAATTTCACACCGAACGATCCTGACTCGACGATCGAAGTCGTTCTGGAGCCCGTAGGCGATTCGACTCTACTGACCTTGATACATAGCAATGTTCCCGATGGCCAAACGAGGTACGAAGAAGGCGGCTGGCAGCAATTCTACTTCGAGCCGATGAAACGTCGCTTCGAGTGGTTGCGTATGCGGGCAACGATGTAGGTGAAGGGCCGTAGCTGGCAGCCCGCTACAACTTGAGCAACTGCGCAGCCACCATGTCCGGGTCGGTCATCGGCACGAGGTGATCCCCTTCGATGGACACGGCGGTGACATAGTCTGACCGTGCAGCCAGGCGCTCGATCAGATCCCAACGAAACGGACTGTGAGCAGCGTGGAAAAGGGTGGTCGGCGTGCGCAGTTGCGCGACTTCGGAGAAGATATGAAAATTGAGGCCGGCTTCGTGAAGAGCGGCTTCGACTTCTGGGGCACATTGTAATTCTACTTGTCCGTCGGAACGATCGCGAAACCCGTCTTCCAGATAGCTCGCTAAGGCGCGGGCATCCCAATCGCTGAAAGTCCCGCGTGTGGCCCATTGTTGCTGCGCCTCTTCGCGCGAGGCAAAAACCGCCCGGCGCCTACGCGCCATCTCGGCCAGAGGATGTACACCCTCTCCCGCGTAGAACCCAGTCCGTTCGCCGACCGGCGGCATGACCACCGGGTCCACCAAGGCGAGCTTGCCGAACAACCCGGGGCTGCGTGCTGCCGCAGCTAATAAGCAGTTCGCTCCGACGGAATGCCCGACCCCGAGACTCACTTGTGACACTCGATGCTCTCGCACGAGTGCCTTGGCGGCGGCGACGATATCGAGAACCAGTTCTTCCCATTGATAAGCGTAAGGTGGCAGGAGTTTCGTGGAGTGCCCATGCCCACGATGGTCGTGGCCGATGACGTGGTAGTGCGAGTGTAATTGTTCGGCGATGGGACTCAGTGTCGAAGCGCAAAAGCCCGTAGCATGCGTGAAGAACGCCAGCGGATCGTTGCCGCCCCAATCCAGCAGGGCCAGTTGAACGTTGCGGCCAGGGAGGGCGTGCGTGCGTCGTGCAGGTTGGTCATTCATAAGAACATTTACGGTGCAACCACAAAGCGACGGTCAATCCGCCAATCCCTCCGCCGACAATCAATGCGTGCATGAGGCCGCATTGTAAAGGAGCAGCCCTTTTCCGGCAAGCTCTCGCCAGCTTGCATCCCGACGAGGAGACAGGCATCTATGGGAGATCATATTTCCCCGAGGAGGACCCTATGTCGTTGCCGCAAGATATCACCCCATTCAATAGCGAAGTGATGGATTCACTGATGAAGTCGTCCGAGGTGGACTGGATTCCCAGCGCTAACGACCCCAATCGTGGCTTCATGAAGATTCTGTGGACCGGATCGGAAAGCGGCTCTTGGGCGGTGTTGTTTCGCTGGCTCAAAGGCTATGTCGCCCCGCCGCACAAGCATCTCAGCGCGTCGCACGCCTTTATCCTGTCCGGCAAATTACAAGTGCGCGACGGCGTGCTGAACGCTGGGGATTATGTCTACGAAGCCAACGGCATGGTGCATGGCGCCACGACTGCGCTCGAAGACACCGACTATATTTTCATCTGTAACGGACCCGTGCTCTTCTTCGACGAGAACAGCTTCACCTCGTACCTGAGCTGGGAAGAGCTGCGTCGGATTCAAGCCGCACACGACGCCACCAAAAAAGTGGCGGCCTGAACGCCCCTTACGACAGGCTCATCCCGCCATCCACGACCAACATCTGTCCGGTGAGGTACGACGACAGCGGCGAGGCTAGAAACAGGGCCACGCCGCCCATCTCTTCCGGCGTGCCCCAACGGTGAAGAGGAATCTCTTG
It includes:
- a CDS encoding ABC transporter ATP-binding protein; translated protein: MIDLQEVSKTYGSGHTAVQAVDHVSLTIQPQEFVLLLGPSGAGKTTLLSLIGGLLQPTGGTVQVAGVNLNTLDSRQLAQFRLHRVGFVFQFFQLMSALTARENVELVLRLAGHSRRTARYEAEHKLQRFGLSQRLTHIPAHLSGGEKQRVALARALALQPSLVIADEPTGSLDSHLGEEVIRLLRQLVDEEGRTVLVASHDPRLIKVATRVLQCEDGKVREE
- a CDS encoding LLM class flavin-dependent oxidoreductase; this encodes MKFGLMYEIQIPEPHYPGIVHDTYKQVMAQVILAEEMGFHHFWTVEHHFLTEFSYCPAPEVLYGAISQRTSKIRIGHAVALLPPQYNHPIRVAERAAVLDILSDGRCELGTGRSTTLVEMGGFGINPEDTKAMWEEAVSIIPRMWLEDPFSHEGRFFKIPPRSIIPKPVQQPHPPMWVACAQPDSFTAAGRKGLGALCFNIGQPEELTRRVDMYREGIKQAQPVGAFVNNQVAALGIIHCAETDKQAREVGGAAGMWFLNKSLQLYRPWQEQGTKIPDSYKFAVNAVSGERAGKSVDDLIEGGMFCMGDPDSCIRTLQKYEASGIDQVLCFMQFGGIPHQKIMDSIKLFGKYVIPYFQGR
- a CDS encoding SDR family oxidoreductase gives rise to the protein MAGKLEGRVAIITAGGSGIGAATARRFTREGASIVIADISGRRAEEVATGIAQEGGRVVHLKMDAADPEGIQATIKLALDTYGHLDILFNNAGQADMARLEDTSLESWNRVIAVTLTSTFLGMKYGLPVLRQQGGGAIINTASISGTRGDYGLSSYNAAKAGVINLTRAAALENAEFKIRVNCVCPGAINTRVAQILGGEHADEFRRLQAQAHPLGRMGEADEIANTVLFLASDEASFITGAMIVVDGGATARTGLPNMYRLQE
- a CDS encoding enoyl-CoA hydratase/isomerase family protein, whose amino-acid sequence is MIKFPDYVNKYKHIRMERQDGILQMQLHTNGETVKWGAGPHEELGYCFHDIGADAENQAVIMTGTGEKFIAEFEMGSLGKITPRSWDHIYWDAKKLLMNLLDIEVPIIAAVNGPATIHAELAVLGDIVLASDTAVFQDAPHFPGGLVPGDGVHVVWPLVLGVNRGRYFLLTGQKLSAQEALQLGVCSEVLPKDQLLPRAWELARQLLKQPPLTRRYARVALTQQLKKLMLDNLGYGLALEGLGANDYWPTGQD
- a CDS encoding SRPBCC domain-containing protein translates to MAYEFTLTATLSASPREVFDAWLSSEGHTAMTGGVAHIDPTVGGSFDAWDAYITGKTLALDPGRRIRQTWRTLNFTPNDPDSTIEVVLEPVGDSTLLTLIHSNVPDGQTRYEEGGWQQFYFEPMKRRFEWLRMRATM
- a CDS encoding alpha/beta hydrolase, translated to MNDQPARRTHALPGRNVQLALLDWGGNDPLAFFTHATGFCASTLSPIAEQLHSHYHVIGHDHRGHGHSTKLLPPYAYQWEELVLDIVAAAKALVREHRVSQVSLGVGHSVGANCLLAAAARSPGLFGKLALVDPVVMPPVGERTGFYAGEGVHPLAEMARRRRAVFASREEAQQQWATRGTFSDWDARALASYLEDGFRDRSDGQVELQCAPEVEAALHEAGLNFHIFSEVAQLRTPTTLFHAAHSPFRWDLIERLAARSDYVTAVSIEGDHLVPMTDPDMVAAQLLKL
- a CDS encoding cupin domain-containing protein — its product is MSLPQDITPFNSEVMDSLMKSSEVDWIPSANDPNRGFMKILWTGSESGSWAVLFRWLKGYVAPPHKHLSASHAFILSGKLQVRDGVLNAGDYVYEANGMVHGATTALEDTDYIFICNGPVLFFDENSFTSYLSWEELRRIQAAHDATKKVAA